Proteins from one Elgaria multicarinata webbii isolate HBS135686 ecotype San Diego chromosome 3, rElgMul1.1.pri, whole genome shotgun sequence genomic window:
- the TIMP4 gene encoding metalloproteinase inhibitor 4: MNPLLSTLLFSLLLLLTLRIQELIEACSCAPAHPQQQICDSALVIRAKISSEKVIASSDDPLHTHKMIRYEIKQIKMFKGFEKLKDVQYVFTPFDSSLCGVKLEANNKKQYLLTGQILDDGKVLIHLCNYIEPWDDLTFSQKKSLNQRYQMGCGCKISTCYMVPCSITTPNECLWTDWLIERKLYGHQAKHYACIKRSDGTCSWYRGGPPPEKEFVDISEP; encoded by the exons ATGAATCCTCTACTCAGTACCTTGTTATTTTCCCTGCTACTTCTTCTAACCCTCAGAATTCAGGAGCTGATAGAAGCCTGCAGCTGTGCCCCTGCTCATCCACAGCAGCAAATCTGTGATTCTGCTTTAG TGATTCGAGCAAAAATTTCCAGTGAAAAAGTGATTGCATCAAGTGACGATCCTCTTCATACTCACAAAATGATCCGGTatgaaatcaaacaaataaag ATGTTTAAAGGATTTGAAAAGTTGAAAGATGTTCAATATGTCTTCACACCTTTTGATTCATCTCTTTGTGGAGTGAAATTAGAAGCCAACAACAAGAAGCAATATCTCCTTACAG GGCAAATTTTAGATGATGGCAAAGTTCTTATCCATTTGTGTAATTACATTGAACCATGGGATGACTTGACCTTCTCTCAAAAGAAAAGTCTAAATCAAAGATATCAAATGGGCTGTGGTTGTAAA ATTTCTACCTGCTACATGGTCCCCTGTTCCATCACTACACCAAATGAATGCCTGTGGACAGATTGGCTGATAGAAAGGAAGCTGTATGGGCATCAAGCAAAGCATTATGCCTGTATCAAGCGCAGTGATGGAACATGCAGTTGGTATCGTGGTGGTCCTCCTCCAGAGAAAGAGTTTGTTGACATCAGTGAACCATGA